Part of the Eshraghiella crossota genome is shown below.
GAAACAGATCAAATACCCTCTTTCAGCTAAGGATGACCAGGGCAGACTTTTATGCGGTGCTGCGGTAGGCATTACATCTAATGTCATGGACAGGGTTGCAGCTCTTGTTGAAGCTAAGGTTGACTGTATTGTAATTGATTCGGCTCACGGACATTCCAAGAACATTATAGAGACAGTTAAGAAGATTAAGGCAGCTTATCCTGAACTTCAGGTAATAGCAGGTAATATTGCAACAGGTGAAGCAGCCAAGGCTCTTATTGAAGCAGGTGTTGACTGTGTTAAGGTTGGTATCGGACCCGGATCTATCTGTACCACAAGAGTTGTTGCAGGTATTGGTGTACCACAGATTTCAGCAATTATGGATGTATATGCGACAACCAGACAGTATGGAATACCTCTTATCGCAGATGGTGGTATCAAGTTCTCAGGAGATTTAACCAAGGCTATTGCAGCAGGCGCCGATGTATGTATGATGGGCAGCATGTTTGCAGGCTGTGATGAAGCTCCCGGAGATTTTGAATTATATCAGGGACGTAAGTACAAAGTATACAGAGGTATGGGCTCTATAGCAGCTATGGAGAACGGCAGCAAGGACCGTTACTTCCAGACAGATGCCAAGAAACTTGTTCCGGAAGGAGTAGAAGGACGAGTTGCATACAAGGGACTTGTTGAAGATACAGTATTCCAGCTTATGGGCGGATTAAGATCAGGTATGGGTTATTGCGGAACACCTACAATTGAAGCACTTAAGGAAAACGGACGTTTCGTTAAGATTACAGCAGCTTCATTGAAGGAAAGCCATCCACATGACATACATATTACCAAGGAAGCTCCTAACTACAGTATTGATAAATAACTTCAAAAAATTTAGGCTGTCGTATTTACGGCGGCCTTTTTTTAATGTAAAATAGTATATGATTTTATCAGGAGAATATACGATGAGAAGATTAAAATTGACCTTCCTGACATCACTTATTATTTTAATTCTTGTATTTTTCTTGGGTTTGCTGTCATTACAGCTTAGGAATAAAAAGAATGACGGCAGTAAAAGTGATATCAGCGGCAACAAAACAGAAGATACCAAAGCAGAAGATGTAGATGCTTTTTTACTCAGTGATAATATACAACAGGAGATACTTCCTGTTAATCCATATTCAAGACCGGGTGACAAGGTTTCCAAAGTAACGGCGATAGTAGTTCATTATGTAGGTAATCCGGGAACTACGGCAGAACAGAACAGAAGTTATTTTAACAATCTTGCAGAATTAAAGAATGCCTACGCAAGCAGCCATTATGTGGTGGGCCTGCAGGGAGAAATAATACAATGCGTCCCGCTTGATGAGATAGCCTATGCCTCCAATAACAGGAATTATGATACAATTTCTATTGAATGTTGTCATCAGGATGCGGAGGGCAGATTTACAGATGATACCTATAATTCGCTTGTGAGACTGGTTGCGGCATTATGCAGGACTTACGGACTTAATCCGGAGACGGATGTGATTAGACATTATGATGTTAC
Proteins encoded:
- a CDS encoding N-acetylmuramoyl-L-alanine amidase family protein, translated to MRRLKLTFLTSLIILILVFFLGLLSLQLRNKKNDGSKSDISGNKTEDTKAEDVDAFLLSDNIQQEILPVNPYSRPGDKVSKVTAIVVHYVGNPGTTAEQNRSYFNNLAELKNAYASSHYVVGLQGEIIQCVPLDEIAYASNNRNYDTISIECCHQDAEGRFTDDTYNSLVRLVAALCRTYGLNPETDVIRHYDVTGKLCPIYYVNNPDEWYAFKLSVKNEM
- the guaB gene encoding IMP dehydrogenase; the protein is MGTIIGEGITFDDVLLVPSYSEVTPNMVELGTHLTKKIKLNVPIMSAGMDTVTEHRMAIAMARQGGIGIIHKNMSIEAQAEEVDKVKRSENGVITDPFFLSPEHTLQDADNLMAKFRISGVPITEGRKLVGIITNRDLKFEKDYTKKIKECMTSENLVTAKVGITLEDAKAILAKARVEKLPIVDDDFNLRGLITIKDIEKQIKYPLSAKDDQGRLLCGAAVGITSNVMDRVAALVEAKVDCIVIDSAHGHSKNIIETVKKIKAAYPELQVIAGNIATGEAAKALIEAGVDCVKVGIGPGSICTTRVVAGIGVPQISAIMDVYATTRQYGIPLIADGGIKFSGDLTKAIAAGADVCMMGSMFAGCDEAPGDFELYQGRKYKVYRGMGSIAAMENGSKDRYFQTDAKKLVPEGVEGRVAYKGLVEDTVFQLMGGLRSGMGYCGTPTIEALKENGRFVKITAASLKESHPHDIHITKEAPNYSIDK